The genomic interval CTCGGTCCCTGGGGACGTCCCTGCACCTACGTTCCATGGTGATTGTTATGGGCCGATATGGCCTGCCGAGTCTGCGGCGACGGGTGGGGCCGGTGGGAATCCCGTCGGCGGGTCTGCATAATCGCTGGCAGTTCGAGGGAGGGGACCCACGGTGAACGGACACATATGTCCTGAGTGCGGTACGGACAGGGGGTCGACGTCGGACGACGGCAGACCCGGCTGCGAGTGCGCCGAGCGGACGGCGGAGGCGGTGAGGGCGGAGCGGACGGCCCAAGTGGCCGCGGCGGAGGACTTCAATCCGCTCCGGATACGCCCGTACGTCACGCTGGAGGAGCCCGCGCCGGGCGAGGCGCCGCCGAGGCCGGTGGTGGCGTACCTCGACGGGGATGCGGCTGTGACGATGCCGCTGGGCGTGGTGAGCGGTTCGGGGGCTGAGCCCGACGGCACGGCGGCGATGGACGCCGTGAACGACCCCGCGAACGACCCCTTCGCCTTTCCCTCCCCCTTCGAGGAGCCGTCCGGACATCCACGGCAGCGGAGGCGTCCCGCCGCGCTGTGGCTCGCGGTGGGCACGGCGGCGGTGGCCGTGGTGGGCACGGCGGCCTTTGCGGGCGGGGTGTTCACCGGGGTCGAGGAGGAGGAGCGGGCGTTGCCGGACACGGTGACGAGCGCGCCGAGCGCGAGCGACGGCCCGGAGCGGTCCGCCTCGGAGTCCGCGGCGGAATCGAAGTCCCCGTCGGCCTCGGCCTCGACTTCGACGTCCCCTTCGGCAACCCCCTCCCCCTCCGCCTCTCTCACCGCGAGCGCCGGCCCCAGCCCCAGCTCATCGCGGCCGGTCACTGCGACCCCGTCGGCGACGCCTTCCACTGCGCGGGCCACTGGCGCGGTGGAGGAAGAGCCGGAAACGAGCGGCGTCACGCTGAGCAGGGGCGACAGAGGGCCGGAAGTCGTGGAACTGCAGGACAGGCTGAGCCAGATCCGGCTGTACAGCGGCCCGGAAAACGGTCACTTCAGCGAACGCGTGGAGGACTCCGTACGGACGTTCCAGTCGTACATGTCCGTCGAGGGCGACCCCGAGGGCACGTACGGGCCGAACACGCGCCGCGCCCTTGAGGCACAGACCGAAGAGCCCTGACCGCCGACTGTGAGGGGGGCGGGGTGGCGCCGGCTCCCTCGTTTTGTATAGTGATGGAACAAAGTGGCCTCCGCCCGTATTCCCTGACCGGCGGGCGGGGCCGCTTGTTCTCTTTCTCCTGCGCTCTGGAGTACGCCGATGCCGGCCACCACCGTTCTGAACGCCCACGCGCTCCTCCTGGACATGGACGGCACGCTCGTCAACTCCGACGCGGTGGTCGAGCGCGTGTGGCGGCGATGGGCCGAGGCGCACGGTCTGGACCCTGAGGAGGCCCTCAAGGTCGTACACGGCCGCCAGGGGTACGCGACCATGGCCGTCCTGCTGCCGGAGCGCCCCGTCGAGCAGAACTACGCCGACAACCGCGAGCTCCTGGCCCAGGAGACCTCCGACGTCGACGGCGTCGTACCGATCGCCGGCGCCCCGGCGTTCATGACCTCCCTGACCGGCCTCTCTTACGCCCTGGTGACGTCGGCGGACGAGGCGCTGGCCCAGGCACGCATGACGGCTGCGGGCCTGCCGATACCGCGGGAGCGGGTCACGGCGGAGATGGTGGGCGCGAGCAAGCCGGATCCGGAGGGCTTCCTGAAGGGCGCGGCGGAACTGGGCCACGACCCGGCGGACTGCGTCGTCTTCGAGGACTCGGAGGCGGGCATCGCGGCCGGCAAGGCGGCCGGTATGCGCGTGGTGGGCGTGGGCCCGCGCGCGGGCGCGCACAACCCGACTGTGCACGTCGACGACCTGACGCAGGTACGGGTGGAGGCGCTGCCGGACGGGACAGTGCGGCTGCATGTGGCGCGCGGGGCGGAGTGACGGGCCGGGGGGCGGAGCAGATTCCGGGGGCCCGGGGCCTGCCCCCACGCGGCGGCAGCCGCACATGTCACAGCCGGGAAGGGCCGGGTAGGGGAACTGCGCCGCAGGCAACCCGCACCACTCAACGCACCCGCACCCCGCACCGCACCGCACCCGTCAGCCCGCAGCCGCCTCGTACAGACTGAGCCCCGCCAGCGCCAGCATCAGCCCCGCCGCCACCTTTGTGATCAGCCGCAGCGGCACGTACTTCATCAGCGTGCGTCCGCCCACGATCCCGATTCCCGCCACCGCCCAAAGCGCGAGCACCGCG from Streptomyces spiramyceticus carries:
- a CDS encoding peptidoglycan-binding domain-containing protein; this translates as MNGHICPECGTDRGSTSDDGRPGCECAERTAEAVRAERTAQVAAAEDFNPLRIRPYVTLEEPAPGEAPPRPVVAYLDGDAAVTMPLGVVSGSGAEPDGTAAMDAVNDPANDPFAFPSPFEEPSGHPRQRRRPAALWLAVGTAAVAVVGTAAFAGGVFTGVEEEERALPDTVTSAPSASDGPERSASESAAESKSPSASASTSTSPSATPSPSASLTASAGPSPSSSRPVTATPSATPSTARATGAVEEEPETSGVTLSRGDRGPEVVELQDRLSQIRLYSGPENGHFSERVEDSVRTFQSYMSVEGDPEGTYGPNTRRALEAQTEEP
- a CDS encoding HAD-IA family hydrolase produces the protein MPATTVLNAHALLLDMDGTLVNSDAVVERVWRRWAEAHGLDPEEALKVVHGRQGYATMAVLLPERPVEQNYADNRELLAQETSDVDGVVPIAGAPAFMTSLTGLSYALVTSADEALAQARMTAAGLPIPRERVTAEMVGASKPDPEGFLKGAAELGHDPADCVVFEDSEAGIAAGKAAGMRVVGVGPRAGAHNPTVHVDDLTQVRVEALPDGTVRLHVARGAE